The DNA segment tcctcctgaCGAGTCCCCGAACGAACGAACGGATGTGTGATCACATAATCCGCTGAGTTGACGCAGGTATTTCTTCTTGCCCTCTCCTCTCACACAGCTTTAATGAAAGAACACTTTGTAAAAGTCAAGCATTCAATGGAAAATGACAAGTTTTATTTGCACAAGATGAATCACAGTATTGGATCGGACTGACTCAAGGCTGATtatgaattatttttcattGCCAACGTCAAGGTGCATCATTACTGCCGCCAAGGGTTTGTTATATACTCCAATTTTTGTTCTGCTGAAATATGAACGATTGCAGCTTTCGACCCGACCAAATCCCTCGTTAGTTttggaaacaacaacaaaaaagtagcTTAATGATTGCCTCTGTGTATTGTAATGTCACTTGCGGAGTCCTGCATGGCGCTGACCTTGGATCTCTATTATTCAGCTTTTATATGCTTCCTTTTAAACTTTTTGAAGTCGGGACTGATTACTGAGAGcagctcatgttttttttttttttttttgcaacgtcTCATTGATAAGACTATTTACTGGACCTCAGGCTTTCCATTGATCCCGCTGATCAGAACCTACTGCTACTAAATTGCCTGGAAATACATATTGATTTTAAAGGCTCTCAGAAAAGAAACATCGTGTAACTCACGGCAATAAAATCTGGCAGTATTGTAACGTCACTTGCGGAGTCCCGCAAGGATCTGTACTCGGCTCTTTTCATATCgtgaaatattcaaatactGAAATATCATGGCGGCATGTGACCTCGTATGAACACGTGTTGCTAACCCACACAAAAGCGATCACGTTTCCCTTTCCAACACTCGGCCCGGCCGATCTTGTGTTCTTTCCTCACCTCCTCTCATCGAGCGAGGCATTTCCGCCCTGTTCTTTCCTGGCTCACGCCTCGTCCGCTATCTCCCGGACTCACTTGCCGCCGTTCATTTTCACCTGCCAGTCAAGCATGCCCACTCGTGTCGTGGCGCGGGGGATCTGTTGTGGCGCACCTGTGGAAAATACGCATCATCTGTCACCATCCAAAAGCGAGGAAGAGAATGAAGCTATTCGTTCGGGAAAGTGTCGTCGTCGTCGTGGTTGCATCATGCGTGAAATTAAATGCGATAAAAGCGTCGCTGTTATGGACAGCGAAAAGATGGCGGGAATATTACacataaacatttttttggagCAGAATCTGTAAAGACACAGGCCACTTGTTATTGCTCAATATGACCTCTATGTAAAATGTTCTTCTAAAAATCCAACCAGTTAGCCGCGATGACGACGTTTTCCGGTCCGCAGCGGCGCCGCCAATCGAAAGGGCAAAGCACCTCGGACGCCACGTGAGGGCCGACCAACATGTGCGCGCCGCCCCGTCTGCTAAAATATTGCCGCAGGCTgcgaaaagaaaaagagagagagagagagagagcgtgggagaggaagagggagagagagaaaggcagCTTATTGTGAGTCAGGCCTCTTTCATTAGAGCGCAATAAAATCAGCGCTTTATTGAATCCCCTCCTTTGACTCTTAAAGTCTTTAGTCTCGTTTCTAACGTGGTTTTCAATTTGCCCGTGTCATTGCGTTCTGTACGTTTTTCACGTTTGTTGCCGAGACGACGCCATTTCGGGTCGCCCCCGCGGCCACAGAGGCTCTTCCCGGTTTTCAGGAACCACGCTCGCATTGTGGCTTGCAGAAAATCGATGGATCGCTTTCACTCGGCCGACGTGTCCGTCGACAGCGGAGGCGTGTGCGTTACACAATGTGGAAAATGGCGCAGCTAAGGCAGAAAAGGGGCACTTGTGTCATTGTGGGAGTGAGCACGTACCACTTGTTTGCCATCCAATGGAAGAGGCTCCTTCAATTTTAATGCAGGCAAGGAAGGCACATGTTAACCCCCACCATCAAGATCCATTTCTTTAACCATTTACTTGGGAAAAACATTACGGTAACTATTTTTAGCCCAGAAAACCTTTTCTGACGTCAAGACGCCAGCGACAGTTACGTGTCGCAACAGATGCTGCTGAAGGGCACATCTGCAGGCGCTTGATCTCGTTTGCACCTCGTGGCGGCTACGTGCTCACGCATATCCTGACGCGGGGCCAACGCAGCTTGACTGAAACGGGCGCCGGTCACGGCGGGGGGCCGGATGGATAAAGAATTACATTTTTGTGATTCCTTCCCAGTGTTTGTTACAGTAATTCTACGTACATGCTTCTTTCTGTCTTCATCTCTCTCTTCTCGTCTCTCTTCTCTGTAGACATTGCAGCAACAATTGCAAACATTTGGGTAAGCAACGGGATGTAAAGTACAAGAGTTGGCCGGCAGACAGGTGCAGGAGGCTGATGGAAGGTGAGTCATGAGGACAGGTCGCTAAAATAACTGGCGCCCTCTCGAGAGCCAGACGACTGAAAGTGAAAGTGACAGCCACGCCGGGAATAGCGGGGATGATGTCACAAGTCCGAAAACCGCCGCTCCTCTTCTTTTGACCTTTTCAGGAAGAGTTCACACTCACCATCAGAGCCCCAGTTAAACATGGCACGCGCTCAGTGGCGCCCTCTAGTTGTTCTTGTATGGTTACAACACACCTTTGTCAAATGTAAttctgctgccatctactgGACGCATATTGGAAGTGGTCAGTCACTCAACATCCATCATCTTCGGGAACGAACTGAGTTGTTGAGAGACTTATTTCAAGAAAATACTATCGCATCAGTTCCTCTGCTGTATTTTACCAATATAATGCCACTCATTTATCATTTGAAAATCACCCAACCCTTATTACATCAAAAAGTAACGCGTCTGGTTTTGCGACATACAGGGTTCGTTTCCGGCATCTGCTGTGTATGTTTCACTAAAAGTGGATCTAAACGATTACAAAGTACGTCtcaaaaacatagaaaatggaacgaaaataaatacaaaaaaaagatacatCACACAGACGTTCGTTAGATCAAAATTTGGCGTGACTATGAACTAATTGAGGTCGCTACCATGTTGGAAAATCTTAATATTGGAGAAGATCTCTGCAGTCGTCAACTCTCGCGACATTTAGCGCGAGCCAAACAGCGTGAGAGATTTTTACGCGCTAACCTGAAGCTAGGTTTCAGCCTAGCTAGCAAGATAACATCAATTTCCAGCAGCAAATGCCGAATAAACTCGTCACAAACAAAACGACGGTGAAGTGAAGACGGTACGTGGAGGCTTATGAGGACCacgttgtgtgttttttttaaatatatgcatAGACGACCAAGGCTATTGAACTTGTTTTCGGCATGTTTGCGTCTTTTTAGCATACTTCAAATGAGACGACATTTGAGTACACTTGCACAATGCGTACGACGTTCAAAAACAAGAGCTGCGTTCGAAAGTCTGCTTCTAACCTTCCCATCATTCATAATGTCCACGACTCGCTGTCATTCAGTGCATGTTTAATCCCCAAAGTAGGACTAAATTGTTCAGGAATATTGGGACGTTCCTGAAATAATCCGAGGTCGGAAGAGTAGGCACAAATTGGACTCAAGTAGCCTACAATTACTTTACTAGCTGGATAGAGTACCGTAATATGACTCAACTAAATGTAAAAAGTTCACTAAGTAATGACTTGAGTAAAAGATAACTTTTAAATGAAACGACGACTCAAGCGCTGAGTAACTGGGTAAGTGCCCTAAAAtgttattggatttttttttttttttttttaaatcatgggCAAAACTCTCCCCGGCATAATGCTTATCTGTTAAATTGACTCCAAGGACaatggtgtgtgtgtcacatgaaataaaacaggaattgATACGTAGAATTTTCTTCTAGAGACTCCCAACAATGGACTGTGACGAGGACACCACCATGTTTTCCACCCTGAAGTCCTTCAACTCCTTCATCAGCCGCTCCGGGCGTTCGCCCCAGTTGTCGGGACCCTCGGCGGTGCACACGACCAACCTGCAGAACCAGTACAAGCGCAGCATGGATGTATGCAGTGACACGCCACCACTCTGTACTGCAGATGTATGGATTTGCATTCATGATATGTATCTTCCCACATAGTTCTTGGAAGCGGCCGAGAAGGTCCAGTCGCGCAGTCGCTACCTGGAGTTGgatcaggagaagaagcagaTGGAGCTGAGTCACAAACGCATTCGCGTGGAGCTGGAGAAAAGCGCCAGTGACACAGCGTGCAACTTGAAGGTAGCGTTCCTTCACGTCGATCTCTACTTGCTTGAAATATTGCAGTCAGCAGTGACCGCTGTCGTGATGGGAAAAAAGTATTATCAGCAGTAAAACATATTAATAAACgcattttaaaatacatttaaaaactaATTGACTAGACTCccaatgtatttttttggggggggggggtcatttaaaatagttgaacagtcaGCAGattgacaaacaaaaacaaacaaatgcgccCTCTGCTGGCCATGTTATGAAATGCCTTTTTTTCATCACCACAAGCTGACCTTGTTGGTGCAAACGTCATTGCTGATCCTTTCTTATTCTGTCCGCTGTAGCAATTGGAGGAAAAGAACAATGAAATGGCGTCACGGCTCAAGAAGTCAGAGGAGCGCGAGACGGAGGCCGTCAAGAAGCTAGCCCAGCAAGTGGAGGCCAACCGAGAGCTCGGCAAGAACCTGGAGGGcctcggcaagaagctggatgAGCGAGACGCCCAACTCAACACCGCTGACCAGGTACACACGGGCGAGCAACATGCACATGATATAAAAACATGCAAGAAATGTATGGAGCAGCCTCACAAAACGTTTGGTGCATCCCTGTGCCTGTCGTCAGACCGTCATCGGCCTGAAGGACGAGATCCGTGAGCTGAAACAGAAGCTCCAGAACCAGGACTCTGTCATTTTCACAAAGAATTTGGAGAAGCAGGCGCTGCAGGAGCAGCTGGATTTACAGCGCAGGTATTGCCACACAAAATGGACGTGACAAGCTGGCGCCTTCGCCTGATTGGTCCTTTTTGATCAGGAACTACCAGGAGATGTCTGAGCTGTGCCAGAGACTCCAAGCGGCGCAGTCGACCTGCTCTGACCATGTCATCAAGATCAAGGTAGACGCACCTAAGGCAGTAAAGCGACCGCCcgccattttgtgtgtttgatgttttttttttttttctgccccaGGAGTTAGAAAGGCGTctcgctctccaggaggaagacttcgccaTCGTGAAGAGCATCAAGTCGGAGGCCAGCAGGGTGCCCGACCTGGAGAAGGAGCTCAAGCGCTTCAGAGAGGAGAACATTTTCCTCAGGTCAAGCATCCATTGCTGTCAAGGATAGACGCAGGCACTGGCTAACTTTCACAGATACTTCAGTAGATAGCGAGGACAACGTAGAAAATAATACCCGCACGTCATTTGGTTTCTAAACGCGTTGCGTTGTGAAtgcagagagaggagagagaactGCAGCCTTCTGAAAGAGGAGGCGGAGGGCCTGAAGAGGAAGCTGGAGCGCGTGGCCAAGACCAAAGAAGATTTAGTCAACATGGAACTGGAGAAGGAGGTAACGAAAAATAAATCAGTCACTTTAAGAAGGatgagattatttttttatgcttgCGTTTGTTTGGTTGTTTATCACACAGAGGTTGACAGAGAAGGTCAGAGCATGGGAGAATCTCGGCCAATCAACTGGACTCAACATCAGGTCAGTGTGTGGGGAGTGGTTTCCATCAAGGAACCAGTGTAATGTAACAATAGGCCTCTAGGTGGAGCTGTGGTCATTCTCCAAAACAACCCTTTCAAGGACGGCTTACCTTTCTAATTGTATGCCTGTTGGTGTattgcaatgtgtgtgtgttaaatacCTGCCTGGTGTTTGTCTCAACGCTTCCCAGTCCAAACAAGTAATGAGGGAATGATTGCAATGTTTCCTTTTCAGCAGCCGAGCAGATTTGACAGATTATAAAACACTCCGAGCCGCCCTTGACACGTACACGCACGCGCGTCTCTGTGATTAAGTGTGACAGTGATGCAAACAGAATGCTAAATGGAAGGTAACCTCGGGTGAGCTGCGTAACTCACTCCACTTGCGATGAAGCAACAACACGTTTAACTTTGAATGGACTCGCATCGGTTACGTCGCGCGCGAGGACAACGTGTCACGCCGACGTACGAGGTTTCACCCGTCACCTTTTCGCAACGGATCAGGCGGAGCCCGGCTCGCCCCGGTCGGATTGAGCCTCCCCGCGGGAGCGCTCCGATGATCTCTTTTCGTGTCGGCGGCTGGCTTCGCCTCCGTGCTGCGGattaaagcaaaaaataaacacataccGCCAGCAAAGGGCCGCCCCGCCGCATGACTGAGGCTCAACACGAAAGGTTAATGCGGCAAATAAATATTTAGAAAGGGCCCCGGGCgacggcggcagcggcagcgaaTGATGCCTCTTCTTCAAATGGGCTTGTCCCGACAGTGCTGCTGAGCTTTACAAACAAGTAATTAGCTGTCTTGCTAGGGCGGATtgattgactttgactgcacattttatatgattaatatatttttttaaacgtttGGAAAGTTTCATAATGCTCTTTTCTGCCCACAAACTGGTTTTGATGCTTATGTTTTGGTTGCCTAGCATGCGTGTGCGTATCCACCAAGGGCAAACTTTGATAGAAATCCATCTCCTGCACACGCTTGAGTTTTGTCACCAGGATTCATGCATTATTCACACACAAATTTGCCTTCACGTTGAGAAAAAAATAGCCCTGAAATCcaaatttatttctttatttttttttaaaattccctTTCCGTCTTTTGTTGAAGTAGCTTTTTTGCGCGAGTCTGCAAAGAGGGGGAAGTAATGCAGAGGTAATAAATTGTGCATTTTCCTGCGTTTCCGAGGCCGGCGTGTTGTTTTGAGGCCGAGCGCCGATCCCCGCCGCTCCGGGCTGTGCGCAATCGCTGTAGTTATTCCATCCTATGATTCACGGCGCCTCATATTTTAGTCATGAGATTACTTTGGTCCCCAACGCAAAGAAGCCAAGCGGCATAAATCCAGCCCCTCCTCGCCCAAACTTCAAACTCAACAGCTTTGTCATTTGTCGTCGACCCTGGCGGAATTGACGTGATCTGAAGAGGAGGCTAGCGTTCAagtcaagccaagccaagcaggagcaccattgatttgttTTACAACTGGAGATGGTCCACATGTCATTTGCTCATGATTTTTCCGATTCTTATCGCGTCAAcctattgatttgatttgaaggcCGAGCCGCCGAGGTTTTTATGCTTTGACGACCGTTGgcctattgattttttttttcgaccAACCTATCTCACTCCAGATCGTAACCATGTTCTTActgagcttaaaaaaaaaaaaaaaaacacgcttgCACGACGCCGTGCCACCTTCCAACGCTAATGCTAACGATGCTACGCTGGTTGCGCTTTCATCCTCGCTTTACCAATGTGACCTTCTGCAtcatggcgtgtgtgtgtgtgttttgccggCGGTGTAGGCGGGGTTTAACTCCGCCGGCCTCCCAGCGGGACAACACGGCGAACGTTTTGGCATTGATCCGACCGTTATTTGTTACAGGAAACCCGAGGATCTGTCCAGGGAGGTGATTCAGATCCAGCAGAGGGAAATTGCCCTGAAAGAACAGAACTACACACTCAGCAGCCGGTAACCTCCGCAGTTCCTCTCAACCCGCACACACGCATCCAGCGGCGCGTATCTCGGGCAACTCTATAATTGTCACCAAGTTAATTAAAGTGCTCCCACGTTCTGATAGCGCGGCTAAGAGTAAATTGTGTGCGGGAACAGACGAGAAGGAGAAAGTCGTCGTAATTAACGGCGCCCTCCCTAGGCCGAGGTGAAAGTCTGCGGGGAGGGTCGCGTGCGCACGCTTCCTCCGAAAGCTTTCATTAGCTAACAAGCATCTCCGCCGCTCGACGTATGGGCTTCATTACGGAATATTACAAACAGAAGAATGAGCAGAGGGAGGGgagcccccccccatcccccagTATAATTAGCGTCCTATTGATCAGGCCTGGCCGGCAGCAGTGCCGCATTTCATCTCTGAGAGGATTTGACGCGCCACTTGTTCTCGGGCGTTATCATTGATCcccaaagcttttttttcccttttttttgggAAGATGCCAGAGTGCAATCGGAGGCGAGATAAGTTGCTTTGTCTCGTCGCGCCACTGAACTCGCCAAAGTGCAAGCAAGATTCAAAAAGTTGGCCCACGAAGGAAACATATTGCTCCaaagtttagccaatttcacagactccgcccccccccccccctaacgtTACTCCTCCCCTTTTCAGCGTACGGTGCATGGAGCGCTCGCTGTCCGAGCTGCAGGCAGAGCTGTTGCAGCAGCGCGGCAAAACGCTGGAGGAGCAGAAGAAGCGCGAGACGCACGACGTGTTCCTGCGCCGGCTGCAGAAGAGGCTGACACTACTCACCAAGGTATTTACAAGTATTAACGAGAATCTCACACCTCAATAAAGACCAACGGAAAACTGCAGTGGCCACATAGGTATTTTCAAAACCTGATTTTGGTATCATGGCAATACTGCTGGAGAGACTTTAAAtagaaataaacaaatagaacaaataaatacataatccCTGGCGCCAGTTTGACAAATTGACACAAAATGGAGTGGTCGTATTCTGTCATATCagaaagcataaaaaaaaaagtcacagaagCATAAACGAACCCCACTCGGACGGGAAAGTCAATTTGCACTTCTTCCCCAAGTCTGACGGAAGAAGCCCCGGCGTGCCGGCGACCCTCGTGAGGGAACGCGCCTCGGTTAATGGATACTTTGATACGCTCTGGAAAATCGTTCCGGcccaccgcaaaaaaaaaagttgttgagGCCGTGACCAAAGGCAGAATGTGGGCACGCCAAAGAGGACTcggaagacgaggaggaggaggaggagagcgtGAGTCATTGCCGTCCACTGACTTTTCAACTTTTACAGTGCCAATAAAAAGTCAATGCACCCCTCTTCACTTTTTGGCCGTCATTCCAAAAGGCGCAaatgcaaaacaacaaaacatcatTGCCACAAGGAAGTATTAGTACAagtattattattctttttaagTGGTTTGCAATTGATTAATTCAGCACACatgatttgatttaattttcaGTTCACCTctcgaaaatattttttaatgattCGATTATAGGTCGGAACAAGTCTGATTTCAGACAAATGCAACAAGGTTAGGCCCAAGTTTGTCCGCCATCTTTTTTGCCAGCCATTGTTGACCTGCGGGCATCCATGAAAATGCTAATGAGGCTTTTATCGCCGCGTCCTCCCCGTTGCCTTTTGTTGATTctattttgtttcaaatgaaGAACTTTTCAGTCTTTATCGGACAGATTTTTGATTTAGATGAAACGTGTCTTAATGGACGGTAAATAGCCAGCGGGGCTCAGCTGTCGGAACCCGACCTCTAAACGTCCTTTTTTCGTCTcgcttttttctcttctttttttcatctccctctttttttttttgcaacacgaCCTTAACACCTTGTAATTAGAATTcgctggtgggcctcatcagtgTCTGATTATAgtaatcattttttgttttttgacaccATGAGGCCGCCGGCTGGTCTCTCCGGAGCCATTTCAGAGCCATTAGGCATTGATTTTGATGTTCGCGAGGTTTGCTTTGAGGACACGCTCGGCATTAAACCGACTTTTCCACACCAACCGGTGGAATGAGTGCGACTTCCTGCGTTTTTACAATGCGGTCAAAGctaaataaaaatgataacGGTCCAAAATGTTTGTCGAAACAAAGACCTGTAATGTGAATGTATGCATTTATCTAcatctgcttaaaaaaaaaaaaaaatcccatcttATATATGTCAGTTTTATgatatgtcagatttttattttttgcacacaGTGACAGCGACGAGCTATTTGGAGATGTGGCGTCGCAGTGAGTGACACTTGCGAAAGCGCAGACTTTTTCTTTGCCCGCTTCTCTCTGCACTTTGTTTTCTCCGCATCCGCTCGTCGAGACTTAAGTGTGCGGCGACTGCGCCGTATgaaaagagagcgagaggaaGCTTTTTCATCTTGTAAAATTGAGTGACCGCTCCCTCATCGGCGCAGACGTGCCTCTGGCAAATTGGCTACAATCGCAATGATCAAGTCTAAATCACCAGCGTGTAGGATTTCGACCGAGCTCATCATATGTAAATCTTTTCATTTGCAACAACAAGCACAGCCTCGTATGTGCGACGTGACATGCGGGCGTCATCACGTCATGTGCAAGGCGCCTTCATCCTCTCCCGTTTGGAGTCACGGTGACAAGTGAGCCTGACACCTCTCGTCAGCTGCCAGTTCCTCATTTGAaggggaaaggaaaaaaaaaaagcctttgccTGTCTGCCAGGCGCCAACTGCCGAGAAATGGCAGGCCAATCAGGGAAATAGCAAATAACAAGACACACTTCATTTTCTTTCACAAATGTTAGCTGTCAGAAATATCCAAGTCGCGACCTTCTCTGCGAGGAGATTTCTGGGGAGATTaataagcgtgtgtgtgtgttgcaggaaCGCGACGGCATGCGCTCCATCCTGGAGTCGTACGACAGCGAGCTGGCGCCCGCCGAACATTCGCCGCAGCTCGGCAAGCGTCTGAAGGAGGCGGAGGAATTGCTGCAAAAGACGCAGAACCTCAACACGGAGATGGAGGTGTGACATCACGTTTCCACAGGGCCGGCCGGGATCTCATCTAACGTGGTTTTTGTCTTCTCAGGCGCAGCTGGCCGAAGCACAGGACGAGAGCGCCACTCTCAAATTGCAACTTCAGACCGTGAGTCGGAAATCCACGCAGTTTCCCGTTCAAAGGCGTTTAAAAGCCCGACGTGTTTGGTAAACAAGCCGGAATAGCGACGCTGTCACGCTGCTCGCTTTCTTTTGACCTCACCGCTTGATTGATGTTTGCCGCGTGGAAAACGTGGCCTATATTCAAGCGCTGACTAAAAATATCAACagcgcagcaaaaaaaaaattctcatctCAATTTAATTGAAATATGAAACTCGTGGAACGGCGAAACGGAGTTCGGCGCACATGCTCGTCTTCAACTTTGACCGGCTCGCTCGCTCCTACTTTTTAATGGCCCCTCCGTTGCCGGGGAGACGTCAACGCGGCGGCGAGTCGCTGTCGACGCGTGAAATCCACCTGTCTGCCAGAGCAGTAATTACTTCTCTGTCTCGGCGAAGATTAGCGGCACACGCTGTCAGCGAAAGGAGGCAAATAAAAACGGGGGATAATTGTCAGAGCAGAGATGTGGACAAAGTCTCGGGGCGCACCTCGGATGGAGAttcatgaaggaaaaaaaaaacttcccccCCTTCTTTTCCAGATGCAGTTTGAGCTGGATTCTCTGAAGAAGCTGCAGGCCTCGACAGACGACGGCTCCTCGGTGAGCAAAGAGGAGGTCACCATGCTCAGGTAGCTCGCCATCCAGCGGTCAGTGAGGGCGGAGTCATTCCCCTAAAAGTCCCTTTTGTCTCTTCTAAAGGCAGAAAATTGAAGCTCTGGAGGCGGAGCGCCAGCGTTTGGAGGAGCAGAGGGAAACGCTGGAGATGAGACTGGAGAGACACAACCTCCAGGCAAGAAGAACCTTTTTCTCTGAATTGCTTCATGGCTACATCAACGTAGAAAATCGCAGCGGCCGACAATCGGCACTTTCCATGAGCTTCAGGCCCCACTTAACTAAGCTCCCTCCTCGTTTGCAATTGTCCTCATGCGAGGCCTTTCATCACCGCGGCCGTCGGGTCCTCCGCGTCCCCCGCCGAGGCGGCCCGGCGCGGCGATAATGAAACATGCGAGAGGCAGCGTTTGGGCTTCAATTTTCGCCGGCGTGTCAGGAATCTGTGTGTTCTCGGGCATGACCAACACGTTTAAGGCAATTACCGTGAAAATGGGCAAAGGTTTTTCGCCGGTTGGCTCCTCGGAGATGCACCCCCACTTCAATTCTCCTCGCTCACTGGGTGGGAGGGGGAGAGGAAGGCAGGAACGAATGCACGCGAGCGGCCAAATGTTGACATTCACCCGAGCGTCTCTGCCGCGTTTGATTTTCGGTTCACTGAAGAAACACAAgatgtcaattttttttatacctgcAAAGACATAAACGAGGTTCACTGCCGACGAGATTGCCGTCAATGTTTACAAGAATACGCGTTCGGTTCACTGAAGACGAAAGCGTTGATATTTTCCGCGCCATAAACGTTTGGGTCGTTAAAGATGGAAACCTTCTGCTGCTGCGCGCTCCACCAAACCTGACAACACGCTCGGACTAGATTGACAAAAAGAGACTCTTAAGGTTAATTGAAAAggccaaatatatatttttgaaatcCTTCATGTTCAGGACTCGTGTTTGTGATATTAGCTTCATCTCATCTCAGTCCTTGTTCGGCTAAATTGTCTTCAATCTTTCCAACATCAGACTTATCGTGTCTGATGTTTTTCCAAACTTGTCCGGCCTTCCTACTAGCGCCTTTCTCGACAAGGCATAGCGGAATGAAAACAAGCTTTTCCTCTTTCACACCTCttcgcctccctccctccctccctccctccctcctaatTCCACTTTCCAGATGCAATATGACGGAACATTTCCCCGCTTTGTCTTTCATGTTGTTTTCCGTCAAGCCTCCGAGCCAGGAGCAAATTGTTGCCCTTGCAAGGGATTGCGTCAAGCCAGCCAGCCGCCGCGCCCAGATGAGACGAGATGGCCCGATGAAGCCGAAGTTCACGCCTCCGTTTGTTTACATCCATTTGGCTTTAACGTAATGCCGCCTAAAACAGCTCGGCTCATGCTAGCTTGAAAAGTGGACAACATTTTTTCCGTCTCGGCTCAAAggcttcattaaatccatctcaGGATTGTTgtaacctattttttttttgtaaacagtaCAGATACCTTGAAATAAGTCCCAGGTATCGATACTTGGTATCGGTACTCGCGCATCCGGCGCTACATTCTGCGCTCATGTTTTCTGTCGCCAACTAAATGATCGTTTACGGCGCGTCACTTGATCTCAGTTTGCCTCGCAGCGGCTGCGTGCAACCGGAGCTAATTTGATTCTCGTGTTGCGCGGCGGTGGTTAAGATTCATTtgcttgtttgttgttttggcttgaggaaaaaaaaaaaaaagcaaacggcTTGCTTTCCGCTTCCCTTTCATTGTTGAGTTAAAGCATCGTATTTATCTTTATTTGGACCCGACCTCTGTGTCCAATCAGTATAGTGTTATTCAAATAACGGCAGGAGTTGCAATGAAGTGATTTGTCACCATCTGCGGCGTCCCTCAGGGCGACTACGACTCCCTCAAGACCCGCGTGGTTAACTTCAAGATGAACCCCACCGCCGTGGccaagcagcagcggcagcaggagTTCGAGGCCCTGCAGGAGGAAGTGGAGCGCCTCCGCGATGTGGTGCGCAAAGGGCAGGAGAGCGGCCTCGTGGATGCCGCCCTGCAGGAGGCCAAACTTAACCTGCCGCCGCCCAAGGAGGTCAGGGGTGAGTAGCATGTAATAGAAAGAAAGTATTTCCAACATGCCCGCAACATTCTATATAGAAGGCTTTGTACTTGGCTTgtcggtgctgctgttttggttagcaacttaGCCCCTGACCCAGTTTGACCGATTTGAGTGGACAGAAAGGTGCCCAAAATAAAGTACAGTTTAGTCTAAGGCAGCCATTTTGGCCCAAATCCGCCCCAATCAGAAGCAGCTGTTAATCTtccg comes from the Syngnathus scovelli strain Florida chromosome 5, RoL_Ssco_1.2, whole genome shotgun sequence genome and includes:
- the mad1l1 gene encoding mitotic spindle assembly checkpoint protein MAD1, whose amino-acid sequence is MDCDEDTTMFSTLKSFNSFISRSGRSPQLSGPSAVHTTNLQNQYKRSMDFLEAAEKVQSRSRYLELDQEKKQMELSHKRIRVELEKSASDTACNLKQLEEKNNEMASRLKKSEERETEAVKKLAQQVEANRELGKNLEGLGKKLDERDAQLNTADQTVIGLKDEIRELKQKLQNQDSVIFTKNLEKQALQEQLDLQRRNYQEMSELCQRLQAAQSTCSDHVIKIKELERRLALQEEDFAIVKSIKSEASRVPDLEKELKRFREENIFLRERRENCSLLKEEAEGLKRKLERVAKTKEDLVNMELEKERLTEKVRAWENLGQSTGLNIRKPEDLSREVIQIQQREIALKEQNYTLSSRVRCMERSLSELQAELLQQRGKTLEEQKKRETHDVFLRRLQKRLTLLTKERDGMRSILESYDSELAPAEHSPQLGKRLKEAEELLQKTQNLNTEMEAQLAEAQDESATLKLQLQTMQFELDSLKKLQASTDDGSSVSKEEVTMLRQKIEALEAERQRLEEQRETLEMRLERHNLQGDYDSLKTRVVNFKMNPTAVAKQQRQQEFEALQEEVERLRDVVRKGQESGLVDAALQEAKLNLPPPKEVRDLLKQIEVSELKNQRLKEVFKQKIQEFRTVCYILTGYQLDIPIENQYRLTSVYAEHMEDCLVFKKGLSGSIELMETAYTRTLGELVALHLHQQNSIPVFTSTLTIDLFARQTVIT